Proteins from one Polynucleobacter wuianus genomic window:
- a CDS encoding GMC family oxidoreductase, producing MNQANTYDYIIIGAGSAGCMLAKRLTENPQKKVLLIEAGKSDNYIWIHIPVGYLYCIDNPRADWRFKTVAEKGLNGRSLLYPRGRVLGGCSSINGMIYMRGQAGDYESWVQATGDEAWSWENALKRYKSFEDYHGDANQWHGKGGEWTVSKQRLRWPIMDKFRDAAVEAGIPSSDDFNRGDNFGVGYFDVSQRKGWRLNTSKAFLKDAVKRSNLTVLTEAMVTKLKIDPVTKNCSGVVYRQNGISTEAVIDSTGEVILSAGAIGSVQILERSGIGAAAHLNKLGIPVIADLPGVGENLQDHLQLRMIYKVNGIKTLNTKANSLFGKMMIGLEYLLKRSGPMSMAPSQLGAFAYSSPDQQSANVEYHVQPLSLEKFGEDLHSFNAFTASVCNLRPTSRGNVHITSTHPEAPPAINPNYLSTDEDRKVAAESLRLTRNIVKQSALAPYMPEEYKPGMQYQTDEELAKAAGDIGTTIFHPVGTCKMGRDDDPMAVLDSQLRVRGIHHLRVVDASAMPTITSGNTAAPTMMIAERVAELLTRE from the coding sequence ATGAATCAAGCAAATACCTACGATTACATCATCATTGGTGCCGGTAGCGCCGGCTGTATGTTGGCTAAGCGTTTGACTGAAAATCCTCAAAAGAAGGTTTTGCTGATTGAGGCAGGCAAGAGCGATAACTACATTTGGATTCACATTCCGGTGGGGTATCTTTATTGCATTGATAACCCAAGGGCGGATTGGCGTTTTAAGACTGTTGCGGAAAAAGGCCTTAATGGCCGTTCACTGTTATATCCCCGTGGTCGTGTGCTTGGCGGATGCTCCTCTATTAACGGCATGATCTATATGCGTGGTCAAGCGGGCGACTATGAATCTTGGGTACAAGCCACTGGAGATGAAGCCTGGTCTTGGGAAAATGCACTCAAGCGTTACAAGTCTTTTGAGGACTATCACGGTGATGCCAACCAATGGCATGGCAAAGGTGGCGAGTGGACCGTATCGAAGCAACGCTTGCGTTGGCCCATCATGGATAAATTTAGGGATGCCGCAGTAGAGGCGGGCATTCCATCATCTGATGACTTTAATCGTGGTGACAATTTTGGCGTAGGTTACTTTGATGTGAGTCAGCGCAAGGGCTGGAGATTAAATACTTCAAAAGCATTCTTAAAAGATGCTGTTAAGCGAAGTAATTTGACCGTGCTCACAGAAGCAATGGTGACAAAACTCAAAATCGATCCAGTCACAAAAAATTGTTCTGGCGTTGTATACCGCCAGAATGGAATAAGTACTGAGGCGGTAATCGATTCAACGGGCGAGGTAATTCTGAGTGCTGGCGCAATTGGTAGTGTGCAAATTCTGGAGCGTTCTGGTATTGGTGCTGCAGCACATTTAAACAAGTTGGGCATTCCAGTGATCGCTGATTTACCAGGCGTTGGTGAGAACCTGCAAGATCATTTGCAATTGCGCATGATCTATAAAGTGAACGGCATTAAGACACTCAATACCAAAGCTAATTCTTTGTTTGGCAAGATGATGATTGGCTTGGAGTATCTATTAAAACGCTCTGGCCCGATGTCGATGGCACCTTCACAGCTAGGTGCATTTGCTTATAGCTCTCCCGATCAACAGAGTGCTAACGTGGAGTATCACGTACAGCCTCTGTCGCTAGAAAAATTTGGTGAAGATTTACATTCATTCAACGCATTTACTGCAAGCGTTTGTAACTTGCGTCCAACATCGCGTGGCAACGTACATATCACTTCAACTCATCCTGAGGCACCTCCTGCAATTAACCCAAATTATTTATCTACCGATGAAGATCGCAAAGTAGCGGCAGAGTCCTTACGCTTAACGCGCAATATTGTGAAGCAGTCCGCGCTTGCTCCATACATGCCTGAAGAATATAAACCCGGCATGCAATATCAAACTGATGAAGAGTTGGCTAAGGCAGCGGGAGATATTGGCACAACCATTTTTCATCCTGTAGGGACTTGCAAGATGGGACGCGATGATGATCCGATGGCGGTTCTTGATTCTCAATTGCGCGTGAGAGGCATTCATCACTTGCGCGTAGTCGATGCATCTGCCATGCCTACGATTACCTCGGGTAATACTGCAGCCCCCACCATGATGATCGCAGAGCGCGTAGCGGAATTGCTCACGCGTGAATAG
- a CDS encoding FMN-binding protein: MIDWKPNPYAVAGLAMLAAPIFAQAKIYISSEQAQQILFPNKAMSKSPIIISDDLQERMRAASSIRHPFQGDRIWRSADGGWLVIDEVVGKHEMITYAVALNAKGSILGIEILEYVESYGYEVGEPQWRKQFVGKTVNDPIKLNQDIQNIGGATLSCKHLTDGVKRVTVLYDLALKNTPIKSK; encoded by the coding sequence ATGATCGACTGGAAACCAAATCCATATGCTGTAGCAGGACTCGCAATGCTCGCAGCGCCCATCTTTGCTCAAGCAAAAATTTATATCTCGAGTGAACAAGCGCAGCAAATTCTTTTTCCTAACAAAGCAATGAGTAAATCACCCATCATCATTAGCGATGATTTACAAGAAAGGATGCGGGCAGCATCTAGCATCCGCCATCCTTTCCAGGGTGATCGCATTTGGAGATCGGCGGATGGTGGTTGGCTCGTCATTGATGAGGTCGTAGGTAAGCACGAAATGATTACCTACGCCGTTGCCTTGAACGCTAAAGGTAGTATTTTGGGAATTGAGATTCTGGAGTATGTCGAATCTTATGGCTATGAAGTGGGTGAGCCGCAGTGGCGCAAACAGTTTGTTGGAAAGACGGTGAATGATCCTATCAAACTGAATCAAGATATTCAAAATATTGGTGGCGCAACACTTTCCTGTAAGCATCTCACCGATGGCGTAAAGCGGGTCACTGTTCTATATGACTTGGCACTCAAGAACACCCCCATCAAATCAAAATGA
- a CDS encoding branched-chain amino acid ABC transporter permease yields MDMLAQILSSGIAVGMIYAVIAFGFQLTFATSGTLNFGQGEALMLGALVGLTCVDTFGMNYWVMIPVVCLFGMLQGSFVELIGVRPAIKIKSEFGWIMSTIALGIIFKNAAENIWGRDALPFPSPLPMEPMSFLGANILPMEILVVVGALVMMLLVEFFNRKTIYGKAVVATANDRDAAGLMGINTSVVITFSYALSSLTAAFAGVLIAPLTLTGATMGGALGLKAFAVAIIGGLSSGLGIIVGGLILGIVETATGFYISTGYKDVPGLILLLLVLAYKPSGLFGKSAIKKV; encoded by the coding sequence ATGGACATGCTTGCACAAATCCTCTCAAGCGGTATCGCGGTGGGGATGATCTATGCGGTAATCGCTTTCGGTTTCCAACTCACTTTTGCTACCTCGGGCACACTGAACTTCGGACAGGGTGAGGCCCTCATGTTGGGTGCTCTAGTCGGTTTGACATGCGTGGATACCTTTGGAATGAACTACTGGGTCATGATTCCCGTGGTGTGTTTATTCGGCATGTTGCAGGGTAGCTTTGTTGAGTTGATTGGTGTGCGTCCTGCAATCAAAATTAAATCAGAGTTCGGTTGGATTATGTCCACCATCGCACTCGGCATTATTTTCAAGAACGCTGCTGAAAATATTTGGGGTCGTGATGCATTGCCATTTCCATCACCATTGCCAATGGAGCCAATGAGTTTCTTAGGTGCGAATATTCTCCCGATGGAAATCTTGGTGGTTGTAGGTGCATTGGTCATGATGTTGTTAGTTGAGTTCTTTAACCGCAAAACTATTTACGGTAAAGCGGTGGTAGCTACAGCAAACGATCGTGATGCTGCTGGCTTGATGGGTATCAATACCAGCGTTGTCATTACTTTCTCTTACGCATTGTCTTCATTAACAGCGGCATTTGCTGGTGTATTGATTGCACCATTGACACTGACTGGTGCAACCATGGGCGGCGCTCTAGGTTTGAAGGCTTTCGCTGTTGCGATTATTGGTGGCCTCTCTAGTGGTCTCGGAATTATTGTGGGTGGTTTGATTTTGGGTATTGTCGAAACAGCTACCGGTTTTTATATTTCTACTGGTTACAAAGATGTTCCAGGTTTGATCTTGTTATTGCTCGTGTTGGCATACAAACCATCTGGTCTCTTCGGCAAATCTGCAATTAAGAAAGTTTAA
- a CDS encoding FAD:protein FMN transferase: MITRCKPLLGTFVEISVDQEAQQTAIGYAFKAIEQIQGLMGFHNPSSELNYINRYAHHKAVDIHPWTAQVLRTAKQVNRYSRGLFNCGIGHRLVAAGLLPRHIDFTNHNLGGIEDICFLTPELITSSRPLCLDLGGIAKGFAVDMAVKILISEGVSSGVVNAGGDLRVFGDQVYPIHIRNPNNYSELIEIGSLQNAALATSSLYFSKRDEQESHLINPFGQDESDIYIQSSDSYSIIAKECVYADALTKVLALSKQANHPCFAKFSAQAIRIAA; this comes from the coding sequence ATGATCACCCGCTGTAAGCCCTTGCTTGGAACCTTTGTTGAGATCTCTGTTGATCAGGAAGCTCAACAGACTGCCATAGGTTACGCCTTTAAAGCGATTGAACAAATTCAAGGCTTAATGGGTTTTCATAATCCGTCTAGCGAACTCAATTACATCAATCGCTATGCGCATCACAAAGCAGTAGATATTCATCCCTGGACAGCGCAGGTACTTCGCACTGCAAAACAGGTGAACCGTTACTCTAGGGGTCTCTTTAACTGTGGCATTGGTCATCGCCTGGTTGCTGCCGGGCTACTACCGCGTCATATTGACTTCACCAATCACAATCTTGGCGGTATCGAGGATATTTGCTTTCTTACGCCTGAACTGATTACCTCTTCGCGCCCACTCTGTTTGGATCTTGGAGGAATTGCGAAAGGATTTGCAGTAGATATGGCAGTGAAGATTCTGATCTCAGAAGGCGTGAGTTCTGGCGTTGTCAATGCAGGAGGCGACTTAAGGGTCTTTGGTGATCAGGTCTACCCTATTCATATTCGTAACCCAAATAACTATTCGGAGTTAATTGAAATTGGCAGCCTTCAAAATGCGGCCCTAGCAACTAGTAGCCTTTATTTTTCAAAAAGAGATGAACAAGAAAGTCATCTCATTAATCCTTTTGGTCAAGATGAGTCAGATATCTATATTCAATCCTCGGATTCTTATTCCATCATAGCGAAGGAGTGTGTGTATGCTGATGCGCTTACTAAGGTACTGGCTTTATCTAAACAAGCAAACCACCCTTGCTTTGCAAAATTTTCAGCGCAAGCGATTCGGATTGCCGCATGA
- a CDS encoding ABC transporter substrate-binding protein → MKIRHHIFAVAAAALLATGANAADIKVGVAGPFTGGSSSMGVSMRDGVRLATKEINAAGGINGNKIVLIERDDEAKNERGVQIAQELINNEKVVATLGYINTGVALASQRFYQDAKIPVLNNVATGSIITKQFPNAPENYVFRNAAADNIQAPMVAKEAVEKRGLKKVAILADSTNYGQLGREDLEKALKTYGVTPVATEKFNIGDVDMTSQLLKAKNAGADVVLTYAIGPELAQIANGMAKLGWKKPIIGSWTLSMASFIDTAGKNGDGATMPQTYIQSPSTTSKRKAFQDAYVKEFKPKNNNIASPVSAAQGYDSVYLLAAAIKQANSTEGPKILAALQDLKAPVDGVVITYNKPFSATDHEAIKAKDVVMGVVENGRVEFLNAEDATPKKK, encoded by the coding sequence ATGAAGATTCGTCATCACATTTTTGCAGTAGCTGCTGCTGCATTGCTCGCAACAGGCGCTAACGCTGCCGATATCAAAGTAGGTGTTGCAGGTCCGTTTACTGGCGGTTCATCCTCAATGGGTGTCAGTATGCGTGACGGTGTTCGCCTTGCTACAAAAGAAATCAATGCTGCTGGTGGTATCAACGGTAATAAGATTGTATTGATCGAGCGTGACGATGAAGCAAAAAATGAGCGTGGCGTGCAAATTGCACAAGAGTTGATCAACAATGAAAAAGTCGTTGCAACCCTCGGCTATATCAACACTGGTGTTGCATTGGCTTCACAACGTTTCTATCAAGATGCCAAGATTCCAGTATTGAATAACGTTGCAACCGGTTCCATCATTACCAAGCAATTTCCTAATGCACCAGAAAACTATGTTTTCCGTAATGCTGCGGCTGACAACATTCAAGCGCCAATGGTTGCTAAAGAAGCAGTTGAAAAGCGTGGCTTGAAGAAAGTAGCAATTTTGGCCGACTCTACAAACTACGGCCAATTGGGTCGTGAGGACTTAGAGAAGGCATTGAAGACCTATGGCGTAACCCCAGTGGCAACTGAAAAGTTCAACATTGGTGACGTTGATATGACTTCACAATTGCTCAAAGCAAAAAATGCTGGCGCTGATGTTGTATTGACTTATGCAATCGGACCTGAGTTGGCACAAATTGCCAACGGCATGGCTAAGTTGGGCTGGAAGAAGCCAATCATTGGTAGCTGGACATTGTCCATGGCTAGCTTTATTGATACTGCTGGTAAGAATGGTGACGGCGCAACAATGCCACAAACTTACATTCAGTCTCCCTCTACAACTTCTAAGCGTAAGGCCTTCCAAGATGCTTACGTAAAAGAGTTCAAGCCAAAAAATAACAATATTGCTTCACCAGTTTCTGCTGCTCAAGGTTACGATTCTGTATACCTCTTGGCTGCAGCGATCAAGCAAGCTAACAGCACTGAAGGACCAAAGATCTTGGCGGCATTGCAAGACCTTAAGGCTCCAGTTGATGGTGTTGTGATTACTTACAACAAGCCATTCTCAGCAACTGATCACGAAGCTATCAAAGCTAAAGATGTGGTGATGGGTGTAGTTGAGAACGGCCGTGTTGAGTTCTTGAACGCTGAGGACGCAACCCCTAAGAAGAAGTAA
- a CDS encoding branched-chain amino acid ABC transporter ATP-binding protein/permease: MKLKSLLPILIAIAALFALPLFIHNPYYIHLVETILIYTILLYGLDIVVGYVGQVSLGHAALFGIGSYTAGVLYFHFGWTIWGTIPASIVVTSIFGGILALPALKVIGPYLAMVTLAFGTIAQILINEMTWMTEGPLGIKIPKPELMGVPMTKAEYFWMVSAILILSLIVVDRFVKSQIGRAFEALRDSPIACDCMGVSVYRFKVIAFVISAAFAGLAGCLYAYSEQYISPNTYNNELAVLFLLGIIMGGRKSRLGAVIGAAIIVLLPKLLDDIHLFRIVASIIAIVVVVGAGMALSKKVTTPRRVAIPIAGVVGLAAFSFWLNSISDWRLSIFGFMILLVVYYLQNGIVGFAKSFYQSIFGKVKTTRGGDAEVVDDSISFISAVGNQNAGSELLKVDSILMQFGGLKALNNVDLSIKRGTIHGLIGPNGSGKSTMMNVLTGIYTPTAGNVLYAGESVVGKTSSDIALSGIARTFQNVQLFGEMTAIQNILVGLHHTFKSNMLEIALHLPRYKKEEADAYARAMALLKFVGLDDLANEEARNLPYGKQRLLEIARALALDPELLLLDEPAAGLTAPDIKELLRIIRKIRDNGITFILIEHHMDVVMSVCDTVSVLDFGQKIAEGKPAEVQADEKVIHAYLGT, from the coding sequence ATGAAATTGAAGTCTCTATTACCGATATTAATTGCGATTGCGGCGCTCTTTGCCCTGCCGTTGTTTATTCATAATCCGTATTACATTCACTTAGTTGAAACGATTCTGATCTACACCATCTTGTTATATGGTTTGGATATCGTGGTGGGTTATGTAGGTCAGGTCTCTTTGGGTCACGCAGCCCTTTTCGGGATTGGTTCATACACTGCTGGTGTCTTGTACTTCCATTTTGGCTGGACCATCTGGGGAACTATTCCTGCATCAATTGTCGTGACCTCGATCTTCGGCGGCATATTGGCCTTGCCTGCGCTCAAGGTCATCGGACCGTATTTGGCGATGGTGACATTAGCCTTCGGAACGATTGCTCAGATTCTCATTAATGAGATGACTTGGATGACTGAAGGTCCATTGGGTATCAAGATTCCAAAGCCAGAACTGATGGGCGTGCCAATGACCAAGGCGGAGTACTTCTGGATGGTGTCTGCCATCTTGATCCTGTCTTTGATCGTCGTTGATCGTTTCGTGAAGTCACAGATTGGCCGTGCATTCGAAGCCTTGCGTGATAGCCCGATTGCTTGTGACTGTATGGGTGTGTCGGTATATCGCTTTAAGGTGATCGCATTTGTGATCAGCGCAGCTTTTGCTGGTTTGGCTGGCTGCTTGTACGCATACTCAGAGCAATATATCTCCCCAAATACCTATAACAATGAGCTCGCAGTTTTATTCTTGCTCGGCATCATTATGGGCGGACGTAAGTCACGTTTAGGCGCAGTGATTGGTGCAGCCATTATTGTGTTGCTGCCAAAATTGTTGGACGACATTCATCTCTTCCGTATCGTTGCCTCAATCATTGCGATCGTCGTAGTGGTAGGTGCTGGTATGGCGCTATCCAAGAAAGTCACTACTCCAAGACGTGTAGCTATTCCGATTGCCGGTGTAGTGGGCTTGGCAGCATTCTCATTCTGGCTCAATAGCATCTCTGACTGGCGCTTAAGTATTTTCGGTTTTATGATTTTGTTGGTGGTGTACTACCTGCAAAACGGTATCGTTGGTTTTGCGAAGAGTTTCTATCAGTCAATTTTTGGTAAAGTAAAAACCACACGCGGTGGTGATGCTGAAGTGGTCGATGATTCAATTAGCTTCATTAGTGCTGTTGGAAATCAAAATGCTGGTTCAGAGCTCCTCAAAGTGGATTCCATCTTGATGCAATTCGGTGGTTTGAAAGCATTGAACAATGTAGATCTCAGCATTAAGCGCGGCACTATTCATGGTCTGATCGGTCCTAATGGTTCTGGTAAAAGCACCATGATGAACGTGTTGACAGGCATTTACACGCCGACCGCTGGTAACGTTCTCTATGCAGGCGAAAGTGTTGTTGGGAAGACTTCTTCTGACATTGCTCTATCTGGCATTGCGCGTACCTTCCAAAACGTACAGCTCTTCGGTGAAATGACGGCGATCCAAAACATTTTGGTTGGCCTGCACCACACCTTCAAATCCAATATGTTGGAGATTGCTCTGCATTTGCCACGCTACAAGAAAGAAGAAGCTGATGCATATGCTCGTGCAATGGCGTTGCTCAAGTTCGTAGGCTTAGATGATTTAGCTAACGAAGAGGCGCGTAACTTGCCATATGGTAAGCAACGTCTGTTGGAAATTGCTCGTGCCTTGGCGCTTGATCCAGAGTTGCTCCTCTTGGATGAGCCAGCTGCAGGTTTGACTGCTCCAGATATCAAAGAACTCTTGCGCATTATTCGTAAGATTCGCGATAACGGCATTACATTCATCCTGATTGAGCACCATATGGACGTGGTGATGTCAGTTTGCGATACCGTTTCTGTCTTGGACTTCGGTCAGAAGATTGCAGAAGGCAAGCCAGCTGAAGTTCAGGCAGACGAGAAGGTGATTCATGCCTACTTGGGTACTTAA
- a CDS encoding ABC transporter ATP-binding protein — MLSIKNLEAGYGKVKVLHGINIDVPKGQVITLIGSNGAGKTTTMRAITGMIKPTAGEVILGGEKIDGYDSHKIARLGLAHSPEGRRVFTTMSVTDNLLLGAFPRFTGSRPKGDIKNDLEKSLEMFPRLKERRNQLAGTLSGGEQQMLAMARAVMLNPEIILLDEPSMGLAPILVEEVFKIISNLKSQGVTMLLVEQFAAAALNVADYGYVLENGKIATHGPATKLKDDPAVKAAYLGGAGGH, encoded by the coding sequence ATGTTATCTATTAAGAATCTTGAAGCAGGCTACGGCAAAGTCAAAGTCCTCCACGGCATCAATATTGATGTTCCTAAGGGACAAGTAATTACGTTGATTGGCTCTAACGGCGCTGGCAAAACGACTACTATGCGTGCTATCACCGGCATGATCAAGCCAACCGCTGGTGAAGTGATCTTGGGTGGCGAAAAAATTGATGGTTACGACTCTCATAAGATCGCACGCTTGGGTTTGGCACACAGCCCTGAAGGACGCCGCGTGTTCACAACCATGTCGGTCACTGACAATCTATTGCTTGGCGCATTTCCACGTTTTACCGGAAGTCGTCCTAAGGGTGATATTAAGAATGACTTAGAAAAGTCTCTCGAAATGTTCCCGCGCTTAAAAGAGCGTCGCAATCAGTTGGCAGGTACCTTGTCCGGTGGTGAGCAACAGATGTTAGCAATGGCTCGTGCCGTAATGCTCAACCCCGAAATCATTCTTTTGGATGAGCCATCAATGGGTCTTGCACCAATTTTGGTTGAGGAAGTATTTAAGATTATTTCTAATCTCAAATCACAAGGCGTGACCATGTTGTTGGTGGAGCAGTTCGCTGCTGCAGCCTTGAACGTTGCTGACTATGGCTATGTTCTAGAGAATGGCAAGATCGCTACTCATGGCCCAGCTACAAAACTCAAAGATGATCCAGCTGTTAAGGCGGCATACTTGGGCGGTGCTGGCGGTCACTAA
- a CDS encoding DUF6803 family protein translates to MNMTHYMQLLADNQPWNLMIFMAIPIVLAETLAITELYILFTRKFQGPIWNLNRFSGTAVGLYFIGIIVYLMTTAVIPITKSGEWRTLIDVVAVASYLIGGLPLIWIALQEFGLVNKQLNPEGKLKIHAICVALFLVFGHIAMISGMLDPSLLGYQSSPHQMTTPAVMPADHGH, encoded by the coding sequence ATGAATATGACCCATTACATGCAGTTATTGGCCGATAACCAGCCCTGGAATCTCATGATCTTTATGGCTATTCCAATAGTGCTGGCTGAAACATTAGCCATCACTGAGCTTTACATACTATTTACTCGAAAATTTCAGGGGCCGATCTGGAACTTAAATCGCTTCTCTGGAACGGCAGTTGGGCTTTACTTCATCGGCATCATCGTCTACCTCATGACGACTGCGGTAATTCCGATTACCAAATCTGGTGAGTGGAGAACATTGATTGATGTCGTGGCAGTCGCTTCTTATTTAATTGGCGGGCTACCTCTGATTTGGATTGCCTTGCAAGAGTTTGGCTTGGTGAATAAGCAGCTCAATCCAGAAGGTAAATTAAAAATTCATGCGATTTGTGTTGCTCTATTTTTGGTATTCGGCCATATTGCAATGATTAGTGGCATGCTAGATCCAAGCTTGCTAGGCTATCAAAGCTCTCCTCATCAAATGACTACGCCTGCAGTTATGCCTGCTGATCACGGACATTGA
- a CDS encoding EamA family transporter, translated as MSYQLPISHLLLALAIVAVWGTNFVVIKISLDSFPPFLFAGLRYLFAFLPAALFLSRPKVSWINLCVYGLAVGVGQFGVLYYAINGNISPGLASLVIQTQVFFTIGFAMLFAKERLKLYQAIAVIIAMTGLGIIAVHTDTTTTFLGLALVVFAGFSWGIANTTSRRAGAINMLSYVVWASVFAIPPLFVISWVFEGGWGSMEASLTSAPIGAWFGVLWQSWGNTIFGYGAWAWLLSKHPAAVVAPAPLLVPIFGMAAAAYFLGEPLPLWKILAAGLVITGLVVNLFWPSIAKQLKHRFS; from the coding sequence CTGAGTTACCAGCTACCAATCAGCCATTTGCTACTAGCACTGGCAATTGTGGCAGTGTGGGGTACTAATTTTGTTGTGATCAAAATCTCTTTAGATAGCTTTCCACCATTTTTGTTTGCTGGTTTACGTTACTTGTTCGCTTTTTTGCCTGCTGCATTGTTTTTATCAAGACCCAAAGTTTCATGGATCAATCTCTGTGTTTATGGTCTGGCCGTTGGGGTGGGGCAGTTCGGAGTGTTGTATTACGCAATTAATGGGAATATTTCTCCTGGCTTGGCTTCTCTAGTAATTCAGACCCAGGTGTTTTTCACGATCGGCTTTGCCATGCTCTTTGCTAAGGAAAGACTCAAGCTTTATCAAGCGATTGCAGTAATTATTGCCATGACTGGTCTTGGAATTATTGCAGTGCACACAGATACGACAACGACTTTTCTAGGTTTGGCCTTAGTGGTGTTTGCGGGCTTTTCTTGGGGAATAGCCAATACGACCAGTCGCCGTGCTGGTGCGATTAATATGCTCTCTTATGTGGTTTGGGCCAGCGTTTTTGCCATCCCCCCACTATTTGTAATCTCCTGGGTTTTTGAGGGCGGCTGGGGATCGATGGAGGCTTCCTTAACCTCTGCACCAATAGGGGCTTGGTTTGGGGTGCTTTGGCAGTCTTGGGGAAATACCATCTTTGGGTATGGTGCCTGGGCATGGTTACTTTCTAAGCATCCTGCAGCGGTAGTGGCTCCCGCACCCTTGTTGGTGCCTATTTTTGGCATGGCAGCCGCTGCTTATTTCCTTGGCGAACCACTGCCTCTATGGAAGATTTTGGCTGCAGGGTTAGTGATTACTGGCTTGGTAGTCAATTTATTTTGGCCAAGCATTGCTAAGCAGCTCAAACACCGTTTTTCTTGA
- a CDS encoding sulfite exporter TauE/SafE family protein, producing MDSSILLSPALGICVGILMGLTGAGGGILSVPLLVFALHMKMVDASPISLSAIALAASVGALIGLKNKLLRYKAAFFMAIFGVIFAPAGFWLANQIPNGPLLLIFSAALFYSAFNQYRQARKTSFGIVDSPRKPPPCLIDPSIGKLYWNVPCARALALTGGLAGFLSGLLGVGGGFIIIPALKRYTNLTAQSIIVTSLGVQALISGGSVIFSAATGGFNFLVAAPFSLGALAGLLVGLAISKKLSGPRLQQVFAIMVLGVAVSLTIKGLNGL from the coding sequence ATGGATAGCTCAATACTCCTCAGCCCCGCTTTAGGCATTTGCGTCGGAATTCTGATGGGTTTGACTGGCGCAGGCGGCGGAATTTTGTCTGTTCCGCTTCTGGTTTTTGCTCTTCACATGAAAATGGTGGATGCTAGCCCCATTTCTCTATCGGCAATTGCTCTTGCTGCCAGTGTTGGTGCATTAATAGGACTCAAAAATAAACTTTTGCGATACAAGGCTGCCTTCTTCATGGCAATCTTTGGAGTGATTTTTGCTCCTGCTGGTTTTTGGTTGGCAAATCAGATTCCCAATGGTCCTCTTCTACTCATTTTTAGCGCAGCTCTCTTTTACTCTGCATTCAATCAATATAGACAGGCTCGAAAAACATCTTTCGGAATTGTTGATTCACCAAGAAAACCACCCCCTTGTTTAATAGATCCCTCAATTGGAAAGCTATATTGGAATGTGCCCTGTGCCAGAGCGCTTGCCCTTACTGGCGGATTGGCTGGCTTCTTATCAGGACTTCTAGGGGTTGGTGGTGGCTTCATTATCATTCCTGCATTAAAACGCTATACCAATTTAACTGCGCAGTCGATCATTGTGACCTCCTTAGGTGTGCAGGCCCTGATCTCCGGAGGAAGCGTAATCTTTTCTGCGGCAACAGGTGGATTTAATTTCTTAGTAGCCGCACCATTTTCTCTTGGTGCATTGGCAGGGCTACTCGTAGGCCTAGCAATTAGCAAAAAGCTAAGTGGGCCTCGCTTACAACAAGTATTTGCAATCATGGTGCTTGGTGTAGCAGTCAGCCTCACCATTAAAGGTCTCAATGGTCTATGA
- the yjgA gene encoding ribosome biogenesis factor YjgA, protein MHINEKNRTPKLAEEDEGPSKSELKRQMTERQKLAEVLAALSSDALKTIPLDEAIKTAISETNKIKSFEAIRRHKQYLGKLMRFLDEEELEAIQKRLDAIQGVSKAETAKLHFLESYRDRLIANDEAFTKMIEQYPDMDIQNMRTLIRNARKEKEQNKPPKAYREIFRVLKDMGL, encoded by the coding sequence ATGCATATTAATGAGAAAAATCGCACTCCCAAGCTTGCTGAAGAAGATGAAGGCCCAAGCAAGTCTGAGTTAAAGCGCCAAATGACCGAACGCCAGAAATTAGCGGAAGTATTGGCGGCCTTGAGTAGCGACGCCCTCAAAACTATTCCTCTTGATGAAGCTATCAAGACTGCTATTTCAGAAACCAATAAGATTAAGAGTTTTGAAGCAATTCGTCGCCATAAGCAGTACTTAGGAAAACTGATGCGCTTTCTGGACGAAGAAGAACTCGAAGCAATCCAAAAACGCTTGGATGCGATTCAAGGAGTGAGCAAGGCGGAGACTGCAAAGCTGCATTTCTTGGAGAGTTATCGCGATCGGCTTATCGCTAATGATGAAGCCTTTACCAAAATGATTGAGCAATATCCCGATATGGATATTCAGAATATGCGAACACTGATTCGTAATGCGCGTAAAGAAAAAGAGCAAAACAAACCGCCTAAGGCTTATCGAGAAATCTTTCGCGTCTTAAAGGATATGGGTCTTTAA